A section of the Sebastes fasciatus isolate fSebFas1 chromosome 5, fSebFas1.pri, whole genome shotgun sequence genome encodes:
- the LOC141768297 gene encoding retinol dehydrogenase 8, giving the protein MTQKVVLITGCSSGIGLALAARIAKDEKKRFMVYATMRNLSKGEMLVEAVGRCLGRTLEIKQLDVCDEDSIKACVDSLPERRVDILISNAGMGLIGPIECQSIDEMKTVMDTNFFGLVRLLKEILPDMKRRKRGHIVVISSVMGIQGILFNDVYAASKFAVEGFCESLAVQALRFNLNISLIEPGPVITEFERKVYDEGMKTDLSKADKITADMFTNIYLKNYNQIFETLGQTADDVAEHTLKIITMDDPPFRHQTNTLYTPMTTLKYADPNGDLPIDTFYKMVFEHDKVFNASLNFLKLLRWRSRKSFTLEKDKSN; this is encoded by the exons TCTATGCCACCATGAGGAACCTAAGCAAGGGTGAGATGCTGGTCGAGGCAGTAGGTCGGTGTCTGGGCCGGACTTTGGAGATCAAACAGTTGGACGTATGTGACGAGGACTCCATCAAAGCCTGTGTGGACAGCCTGCCTGAGCGCAGGGTGGACATTCTTA TAAGTAATGCTGGGATGGGTCTGATTGGACCCATCGAATGTCAGTCTATCGATGAGATGAAGACTGTCATGGACACCAACTTCTTTGGGCTTGTGCGTTTGCTGAAGGAAATCCTACCTGacatgaagaggaggaaaagaggccATATTGTGGTCATTAGCAGCGTCATGGGCATTCAGG GGATTTTATTCAATGATGTCTATGCAGCATCCAAGTTCGCAGTGGAAGGCTTCTGCGAAAGCTTAGCAGTACAAGCCCTGAGGTTTAATCTCAA TATCAGCCTGATAGAGCCAGGTCCAGTGATAACAGAGTTTGAGCGTAAAGTCTACGATGAGGGCATGAAGACTGATCTCAGCAAAGCTGACAAAATCACTGCTGACATGTTCACGAACATCTACTTGAAGAACTACAATCAGATCTTTGAAACCCTCGGGCAGACTGCTGACGATGTAGCAGAG CATACTCTCAAGATCATCACCATGGACGATCCTCCTTTCCGTCATCAGACGAACACGCTTTACACCCCTATGACCACACTTAAATATGCTGACCCCAACGGCGACCTCCCGATTGACACGTTTTACAAAATGGTGTTTGAACACGACAAGGTCTTCAACGCCAGTCTGAACTTCCTGAAACTTCTGCGCTGGAGAAGTCGAAAGAGCTTTACCTTGGAAAAGGACAAGAGCAACTAA